AGGAAgtgtggtggagggggggtcAGTTATAGATTCCTATATAAACAAGCCTGAGTGAATATCTATTGGCTGCTGCTGCGGCATTTTTTTATGTAGGTCATATGGAGTGGTGCAGGGAGGGATTTTTAGTGATAGTGATTGATTTTACATTGTTAATTCAAGGAGAGCGACATGCTTGAGCACTGCAGAATTTATACACTCAAATGGcagcatcttgttttttttaatataaaagaTGTTTGGTGAAAAAcctaaaatgttgaaaagcAAACTGTTACACAGTTAAAGTTATAAGATATACAGTTTTTATACAAATCTTATATCTTGAAGTCAAGCAAGGCCCATGGTCTTTTGGAAGGCATAGTGCATTCACCATATCCTTCTCCAGaattaatgtattttcatttgcaCAATTTTTTACTAATAGATAATACTTAACATTAATGCTTGCATCAGATTTCacaactgtattttatttctgtctcccTTCAATCACTGGTCACTCTAGTATGTTTTATCTGTCTTGTAAAAACTAAACTGTTTCCATAGCGTCATTATCAGTAACATAATCAGCACAGTATAATATTAGTACAGCAAATGACATAACACATGACATATTTTGTAGGTTTTGGGCCTTTTGGAGAGCACACGGTCAATGCCAGCTGGGTAGCAGTACAGGTATGTTTCACATATGCACTTTTTCATGAATAACACTTAAAGGGTTTTTTTCTATTGAATTAAGTGTCCCCTGGACCTAAACAAAATGAGTGAGGCTTcagataaaaacactgagattTATGAATATACAGAGGACTTGAaattcacattatttattatacTAAGGCAAACAAAGTTCTCTAATCCTCCCTAAAATGTTATATATccagtctgaaaataaaaaaaaatcttgcctGTCATTTTGTTAGCAGGATGGAACCTGTTTGTGTGATGGCTATGTGATGCTCTGATGGCCGCCAGCCGGCTTCACACCGTGCAGCGGTGTGCCTCAGAGGCTCCCTGTGTCCTGCATGTGGGGGATGATGGTGGTTGTCAGGGTGTCTAGACGGACTTGATAAGGATATTAAAGGCAAACAAAAGGCCGCTTTGTGGCGGGGTCACAGACGTGGTCAAACAAGCCTCTTTTCAATACAAGTGGGGGTCAGTGTCCAGGGCTATTTGTCCTGCAGGGAGATTGGGGGAGGTGTCGGTCTGGCTGTGAAGCTGACACAGATTTGTCTTACTTATAATATGTGTGATTGCATCTTTTATTTCTTGCTTTTCTCATACTGGTTTTATTTATGAGGATGGTTAAGTATGACAGTTATGTTTTTGGGgtttttcataaaaaaaaaaaaatcaatttaaaatgctaaaataaggTTGCTTGGAAACAGCAAGGCAACTGAGACATCTATCCTCTAAGAAAAAGCAAATTACTGACACGATtttcacacatcacatcatatttcagtttaataacatttcagagaaacatttgtgattgatcatcatcatcagttatAAATAGTAGTTTTTTGTCAATGTTATGTTGGATtcaaaaacattgttttcaatttataataatttttttgtgtaaaaattgCTGTCAGTGGGCAGTAAGTATGATAGAACTGACAATGAGAAAGGCAGCTATCTGCTAATCTACAAAATCTTTCTTTGTATAGATTTTTTACTACAACTCCATAATAAGTATTATCAAAACTTAAAGGCCCTACTAGCTTTTCTCATGGTCAGTGATGTTGATGAAGTCTAAAAGACGCTGTTTAAAGCTCAAAAAAGCAAGCAAATAGACTTTTGagttgagattattttgtcacacatACCAGAAAATGAATTTAGATGCTTGAGTGTTATCAGCTCATTTGTAGGTCTGTCTTGTTAACAGCTAACTTGCTTTTGAGTACAGTGCTGCTGTCATTGTACCACCTCTGTCCTTGTtgttatgaaaatattttgggATGAAGACAAGCCACCTCACTATTTGCACTGCATGTATTATCTCTAATCAGCCTTCATTCATGTTAATAAATATTATTCTGTGACAAATTCTTACTCTAAAAATAGCTTCCttatttttaagtttatatAAACTGGAAAACAGAGTAGTGTACCAGTGGATGAAGCATAAAGCTAACATAGAATTTAGTTTCCATTAGGAACACGTCTTtgcttttttcactgtttaactCTTCGCATAAAAAAATCTAAGAAATGTTGAACTTGAAGGTTTATCTTTGTCCTTAGAAACAGTAGTTTGGCAAAAAATGTTTCAACGCAGCGTCCAACttatttgtcatttctgaaCCTTTCAACCACACCTCATAGCAAGAAGTTTTTCATGTCTTGAAGACCTCCACTCTCCAGTGACAGCTGAAAAGGCCATGAGATGTGTTTGAAAGCTTCagagacaataaataaatttgaaatttgaaattttgTCCAAGAAAGTCCAAGAAAGAACAAATGTTGCCTTAAATTGTGTAGAGAGTTTTAGCTTTTATGCTTGTCCTCATCCTGTCAGGAACTGAAGAAACTCGGACTGGGCAGTGAAGTGGACTTGCACGTGTACGAGGTTCCTGTTGAGTACCAGACAGTGCAGAGTTTGGTTCCTTCTCTATGGAAGCAGTATCATCCACTGGTAAGAGGAGAACATGGTGTAACAGtcttcacatttttttacttttaaagggTAAAATGCAGCAGCTTGTGTCTACCTCAGTGACCCAGTAGGTCAGATTTTACTGCCACAGCTCAGGtctgtgtaaacacaaatgTAAGTTATAATTGGATCTGACAGGCCCTGAGAACAATCTGATAATAAGAAATACAAGGGACACATGCTGCATTGAATTGAATTACATACAATTATCAGTTATCATTATTGGGTTTCACCTTGTTTCTAATAAACTGAATCATTTCTGGTTCAGTTAAAATAGCCATAGACTCTTTTTTTGGACCCATTAACATCTCAGGTGAAAAAAAGCAGCCACAGATATGGTATGATTCATTTGTGCAATGGGacagtaatattttatttattctgattttatttaCTCAGACTTCTGACTTTTTATTGTTTCCTTTGTTTGCCAGTTGGTTGTTCATGTCGGAGTCTCAGGTATGGCCACCACTGTCACGCTGGAGAAGTGTGGCAGAAATCACGGCTACAAGGGTCTGGACAACAGCAGTTTCTGTCCTGATTCGcagtgttgcattgtgggaggCCCAGACTGCATCGACTCAGTTATTGACATGGAATCAGTCTGCAAGAGAGTGACTGCCTCGGGGCTGGGGgtagctgtgtctgtctccaaaGATGCTGGAAGGTAATGTTATTTTTCCAATTAGAATCAgcctcttgtttttcctctcacctctggACCACACGCTTCATCTATTAAAGGATAGAGGCTGATTCATGTGTTTAACATCACTCTGTTAAACCTGTGAATTAGACATACACAGTATTTACTGTCTGCATTGTGAGGTGTATTTAGTTTGTCAGTCTGGGGTAAAAATAGGATATACTCATGCTGAAAAAGAATTCAAAATTATTTAGTCTGTGTGAGTCAAAGCAGGAAATTGCCATTAAAAAGATATAGAAATCCACACATAATATTATAACATCATATATTATTTTaccaaataataaataaacacttaACATGAACCCCTTTAATATAGAATTGTGAGTGGGACAGTTAAAACAATAATcagtgccctctggtggacTCTGTTGTAATGGCAACActttctccatccatccatccgtctgTTATCTATgctgcttatccgttaagggctgcgggggggctggagcctatcccagctgtcattggttcgagaggcagggtacaccctatacggatcgccagtccatcgaCGGGCCACTCTTTCTCCACTCTTTCTCAAACATACTCTCAGCTGCCACCTTATGCAGAGAGGGGTTGATTCAGTGTTACAGAGGCTGTATTTTGTAGTTCAGTTGTAGTTGTTCAACTGTTTTGCATCACATAGATGTGTAAAATTCACTGCATTGCATTGTATTACATTAATATAATGCAATACCGtgcaacagcaccacaaactacaaccTCCAAATGGATCATAAAATCGAATAAACACCTCTCTGAAagagtttcaacaaaaacagattattaTAGTCTTCACAAAGGGAGGATGTATTGCAAGGCTGTATTAGTTGTAGCTGGAtatacctaataaactggcaactgggTGTATCTTTGGCATATCtatacagaaatgtattttagtgGTAATATGAGCAGTGGTAGGTTTGTCTGATCTGTTCTTAGTAAAAATGAGATCATGAAGCATGGTCTGGTTGTTGAGGgtttcctgtctgcagctcATCTATGGTGTAGGTGTGCAGAGACTTGCAGTCTCTTACACTGATGCCATAAATAGTGATTATATAGTTAGAGTGattttatacagtatgtttgtcaGCGCAATACTCGTATGTCTGGCAGAAAAGTTGAACcttataaataaatgaacaagcACAATGGAcaaagtggagaaaaacacagttgaTGTATTGATGAATCCTTCCACATGCATTAATAAATGCATGAGTAAAAAGCACTTCCAGTATGTGAGCAGTCTGATCTTCCAGTTTTTAGAGACAGGCCCTTCACTCAATCAatgctctgctctcctctctgacagatATCTCTGTGATTTCACCTACTACACGTCTCTGTACCTGAGCCACGGTCGCTCTGCCTTCATCCACGTGCCTCCTCTCGGAAAGCCTTACAGTGGGGAAGACCTGGGTCGTGCGCTGAAGGCCATCGTCCAGGAGATGCTGGAGCTTCTGGACCAGGCCGAGGAGAAGATACACTGCCAGCAGCACTTCCACTAAGTGACCTCCAGATGCCAACCAACCTCTTCAGCCTTCACCACACAAGAGAAATTGCACTTAACCACAAGTAGccaaatttcttttttttttttattgttgtctttACTCggacaaaatgaaaactctAGCATACAGGACATTTTCAGcttttgcttctctttgtcttaggtttttgctttttgttttgctaaGCCTGATTCAGTTATGTTTTAATGTCTCCCGATGGTGTGAAGATAAAATGGGAGTCTGAAGACAACCCTTGGTCACATTGTAACATATGTAGCTTTTCTCCCACTTCCAAGGAAAATGAACCCCTCTGACTTTGGAGATTAAAATATGGGAATTACTGTAggttcacaaaaaaaaaaacacagcagcaaaatgctgcttatatttgtttatatgcAGTTACAAAAGAGGTCCAGAAAGGTCGGTAATGTGGCAGATATTACGACCTAGAAACCCAAACGTGACTCCTATTATTGCACCttatagggttagggttattgaAATGGTTATAGGAGTCACATTTGGGGAAACTGTTAAATGTACTCTTGACTTGGTTCAACCTCAAATTTTGAGTTTCACTCTGTCACGATATGTTTCATTCAACAGGTGTTCACACCTGAATGTCTATAAATGGTTAATGTACACATTACATTATGGTTTAAGTAGAAATGTTTAGCAGTAAACTGTGTTTGCTAATTTCAGTTTCCTTCAGATATTTTCTTCCAGCTACTCTACAGCCCTAACTGTACCGTTTCACATTTGATGTTGAATTGTTTCTTGAGTCCTTTTTCTTTATAAGAAGTTGTAAATTTGCCTTCTTTTACAAAGGTTATTTAAATCAGGGAACGGGTTGGTTCCAGCTCATTTTCCCCCCAGTTTGTTGGCCCAattctgacagaaaaaaacccatTTTCACCTCACTGAGATCTGGCCCAGGCTGTGCAATGTTATTTCACAGATCTCAAGTTTGTCGATTTGGGAAGTTCATGTTGCGAGTTTGTCAAAATTCTATTATGGCTGCACAATTATCTGAGAAAATATTGAACATTACAGTTATGACTTCAAATTTCATTAAACACAATAGTTCCTCAGAGTGAGCTGTGTTTCAGATGCTGTACTAAAGAAAATATTCTATACAGTCTAAATAgtaatattgtttttaaataactgaACCAATGAGTTACAAGAAAGTGAAATTACTGCACTCGATTTCTGTGTAGTGAAATCATTTCCACTGAATTGGGGCATTGGTGTGTGAAGATGTTTGGAGCATTGACTGACTCTTTAATGGAacttatttttgtctttaacCGTGCAGAAaaccttattttttttctgtaattgtgCAGCCCTAATTGGTATTACTCAGTCAAAGCTTTCTGTTGCTCCCTTCATTGAATCAGATGTAGCTGCTTATTTTACCTGAGGATTTGATTTGATGAAGTTGGACTCTCAGTTCAGTCAGAGTTGGGCCtggacttttattttctgtagcactttccttttttttttcatttttacttaatCTGGAATATGGACAGCATTTTCCGAGCAATGTGAATgcttgcattttgtttttttttttcagtcactttaacTTGAAATATGTAGCTTTccagacatacacacatcatTTTTTTAACCCGCTTCCCCCTATTAATTATCATTATGCATGTGAGCTATGCTTTATAGGTGATTTATGCTTTATCTTTCTGAGCTTTGGTTTGTTCTTACCTGTTTAACAGACTGCAGCACATTccttcagtgtgtctgtgatggtGCCACTCCAAGGtgtaaatgttctgtttaatagcttttttttaaataggtttgtgtgtttcattgtgtaGGTCAACGTTTCCCTGACTCTGAGTTGTCAAGTCAGCCCAGACCACCTAGCACAGCTTACCTATCAGTAGGAATTTAAACATTGAATGGTCTACGTATTGTGTCAGCTTCACTCTGTGTATCCCCCAACAAAACTACCTGCCTGTGGGAAACGAGGATATAGTTTTAAACTGTCATAGATAGTTTTAGGGAAATTAACCGTGCTTGGCGTTGCAGCAGTAGTGGTCTTTCCTTGTGTTTTTAGTTAAAGTGCTTTTTTTCCTGCCTGAGTTAAGCAAGTTTGTGCCAGTGAGTTTAAGTAAATTAGCAGTGTGTGTATCATTAATTGCTATTCATTATAATGGTTTTTACCACAAACTAACAACCTGGAACAATGAACTGAACAGAACCGAACTTCCTCTCAGACCTAAGTTTCATCTTAGCCTTTGACATTTAACATGCATCTTGGCTATGTGGTTTTAAATCTCTCTTATGGAATTATTGAAACAATGGGCAGGTTTTAGATCTGAGTTTTGCAGGTGCTGATATTTTACTGTTTGGCTTTGTGAGAGCTGAGAAGTGAAAGAGTTGTGGAGGAGCTGCCCCTAAAATGTCTGCTCACAAATGTGAAAACCTCAAGTTTACATATgaggtgacctctgaccctgactCTCTCCTGTGCCTTgctgttgtttatgtgtgttataAAAAGGCCTTAAAAATGTGCAGCGGGTCAGTTCAAAGATATATTACTGATGCTGTCCAGTCAGATGTGTGGCTACctcaaaaatacttttttatctctgtgtgtgctctgttgTACAATAACATCATGGCTCTCTGATTTTTTGTGAGTTCCTCTTTTTAGGGAGTATCCTCTGAAAAGGTGTCTCCTTCTGCTTCTGACATTAACAAAGCACTGTTACAATAAGTAATCTTGGCTTTGTAAAAGGAAAGGCTTTGAAGTAAAGAGAATTAAAGGATTACAACtaatgtctttctgtctgttatttcaactttgtattttttcctcaaCTCACTAGTTATGTCTGTTTAAAGCTGTAATTGATTTGTCAACTGGGCAAATACACCGTTGGTACAGTGGGCACAAAAGGCCTCAAGCAAAGATCATACATGTTTCAATGATGTACCACTCTGTCAAAAAATAATTGGCCTAAATTCTTCACACGTGGTCTTACATGTGGTTACAACTTCATACTTTGAAGATAGGGTCTTGCCTATGTGTTAATAGAATGCTGTTTTAGTATCTAGTGTACAAAAAGTAACATAATATTACCTTACTATTTGGAAGTAAGGGAAATTATACAAAATATGCCCTAACAGGCATCATATGAACATATCCCTTTGgagcaacagcaacattttcaaTAGTTTTACATCACTAGTGTATAATAATAGCTTCTTTACAGTCTTTTTTCCAATTCTACCAAATGCTGTAATGTAGTCAGTAGATTGGTCAGAGATTTTAGTAGGCTGTGAATTACAATTTTAGGTTAAGtctacatttttattgtcaGATGTTCAGTGATATATCATGCCTGGATCAACCCACAACTTTATTATTTACTGCAGAACAAGTACATCTACTCCTTCATGTGTCTGCTATATTATTTTCCCAGCTACCCAGGGGCAatgtggtaatttgattaagAAGATTTTCTTGAACACTGTGTGTCTTGTATTTACAGAGGTCTTTAAATTAGATGGGAAACTCTAAAACCTCAATTAAGTTATAATGCAGGGCTTAGTTAATACTTTAACAAATTGCACATAATCACATTACTAAATAGAGTCTGTCTGCACATCTGGAtcactgtattattattattattattattattattattactgttgttgtatttttctgatttttacTTGTCTGTTTGAATTGTGTTATTTCCTGATTATTCTGTTTTGATTCCgaaaaaaacatcagagtgAGAGCTCCTTCTTTGATGACCTGTCTCTGATTTACAGCCTACAGTGTAAACGTCACACATTGAGCGGCGCAGGGATCCGTCGCCGTCTCTGTTGGACCTGCCGGAGGTTTCGAGGTTCTGATCTGTTCTATTTTTTGTTTGGGTTCAAATCCAGACTCTTAGCGTCGGCCTCCAAACCAGTTATCGATAAACAAACACCGTGAGGATTTAGTTCATCTACGGGAGAACACCGGAAATCGTTCAGCAAAGCGAAAGTTGAGAGTCGAGATGAGTGTGGAGGCGTACGGGCCGAGCTCCCAGACCCTCACCTTCTTGGACACCGAGGAAGCGGAGTTGCTCGGAGCGGATACCCAGGGCTCCGAGTATGATTTCACCGATTTCACCTTACCCAGCCAGACGCAAACTCAAGGCCAGACCCAGAGCCAACTGGACAGCCAGGTCTGTGGCTTTTAATACCACAAGAGACCACGATAAAGCGCGGTTTACTGACGCTAGCGGCAGTTAGCTAACCTGCTAGCCCGCTATTATTGGCTATGGCGTTGCCTAGCTTTACGTTAGCTAGCTGTTACCGTTAGCCCGTTGCTAGCTAGAAAGCACGTTAACTAAACTCCCAAAGTAATGTTAGTTGTCCTCGAGCGTTTGTTTTTAACCAGCCAGAGACACAAAGCCAGCTCCAGTGACCAAACTTAAACCCCAAGAGCACTGACAACCTGTCGACTTATAGTTAACTCTCTGGCATTTCCGCGCCCTAGCCGCTAGCTGCTAATCGTTAGCATTCAGTTTGTTTGGTAAAGCTTGTGTTGTGCCGCAGGTAAATGGTCCTGATGAGGGGTCTTCACAACGGTGGAGTGGATGACTCCGTGGCCAAAGCCAGCCAGCTGTTGGCGGAGCTTAACtttgaggaggatgaagaagacaCGTACTACACCAAAGACCTGCCTGTGCACGCATGCAGGTACACTGACAGGAGCCGCACCATGCCAGGATGTCCGTGTACTGTACACTAGTAGTGCAACAGTACTGCTATAAATCTTGCATTCATGAACGTTATAATGttgagtttgtgttgttgtgatcaTTTGAAAGGAGGTAGTTTGCGCTGCTTTACAACGCCACACTATTCAACAGCACCATCATCTACttcctccaaaatgaccataaagttgaGTTAACACCTGTAAAACAGTGTCGGCCCTAACTGGAACATTGCAACACTCGCGACGGAGGATTTATTTGCAGGAATGTTGTATTTCACtccattagttttagctaggtgtacctaataaacaTCTACACCTGAGTGTAGATCACTGAGGAAATAGTTGCACCGCATTTGTGGTACTTTAGACGATTACACAATACTGTTTTACCAGTATATATTTTCTCTGTACTTGATGTTACCACCACAAACCTATTCAGTGTTCACAAGCTTTTCTTTCCtcactattttattttcttttatcacAAACTTTCTAGATGTCATGGCTGCCAACGCAATCATTTACATTACATGACCCAAAGAGGCATctaaaatgtttgaat
Above is a genomic segment from Lates calcarifer isolate ASB-BC8 unplaced genomic scaffold, TLL_Latcal_v3 _unitig_314_quiver_1363, whole genome shotgun sequence containing:
- the LOC108894361 gene encoding pyroglutamyl-peptidase 1, translating into MDNSKRTVVVTGFGPFGEHTVNASWVAVQELKKLGLGSEVDLHVYEVPVEYQTVQSLVPSLWKQYHPLLVVHVGVSGMATTVTLEKCGRNHGYKGLDNSSFCPDSQCCIVGGPDCIDSVIDMESVCKRVTASGLGVAVSVSKDAGRYLCDFTYYTSLYLSHGRSAFIHVPPLGKPYSGEDLGRALKAIVQEMLELLDQAEEKIHCQQHFH